One part of the Olleya sp. YS genome encodes these proteins:
- a CDS encoding fumarate reductase/succinate dehydrogenase flavoprotein subunit, with amino-acid sequence MALDSKIPQGPLADKWTNYKNHIDLVNPANKRNIDVIVVGTGLAGGSAAATLAELGYNVKAFCFQDSPRRAHSIAAQGGINAAKNYQGDGDSTYRLFYDTVKGGDYRSREANVYRLAEVSTNIIDQCVAQGVPFAREYGGLLDNRSFGGVLVSRTFYAAGQTGQQLLLGAYSAMNRQIGRGKIKMYNRHEMLDVVKVDGKARGIITRNLITGDIERHSAHAVVLGTGGYGNVFFLSTNAMGSNVTAAWKAHKRGAFFANPCYTQIHPTCIPVSGDHQSKLTLMSESLRNDGRIWVPKKKEDVEAIRNKTLKPTQIAEEDRDYYLERRYPAFGNLVPRDVASRAAKERCDAGYGVNATGEAVYLDFAAAIERYGKEQAHVKGLDENDAALVKKLGQEVVKNKYGNLFQMYEKIVDENPYETPMMIYPAVHYTMGGIWVDYNLMTTVPGLYAIGEANFSDHGANRLGASALMQGLADGYFVLPYTIGDYLSDDIRTGPIPTDTKEFDDAEAEVRKNIDHLINNNGTHSVDYFHKRLGKIMWNKCGMARNAEDLKSAITEISELRAEFWKDVKVPGTANEFNEELAKAGRVADFLELGELFAKDALQREESAGGHFREEYQTPEGEAMRRKEFQYVSAWEYKGEPKDAVLHKEDLVYENIQVKERSYK; translated from the coding sequence ATGGCTTTAGATTCTAAAATACCTCAAGGTCCACTTGCAGACAAATGGACTAATTATAAAAATCACATAGATTTAGTAAATCCTGCTAACAAACGTAACATAGATGTTATTGTTGTTGGTACAGGTTTAGCTGGTGGATCTGCTGCTGCTACTTTAGCAGAGTTAGGTTATAATGTAAAAGCATTTTGCTTTCAGGATTCTCCTAGACGTGCTCACTCTATTGCAGCACAAGGTGGAATTAATGCAGCAAAAAATTACCAAGGAGATGGAGATTCTACCTACAGATTGTTTTACGATACTGTAAAAGGAGGTGATTATCGTTCTCGCGAAGCTAACGTGTATCGTTTAGCAGAGGTGTCAACTAACATTATCGATCAATGTGTGGCTCAAGGTGTTCCTTTTGCTCGCGAGTATGGTGGACTGTTAGATAACCGCTCATTTGGTGGAGTTTTAGTGTCTCGTACGTTTTATGCTGCAGGACAAACAGGTCAGCAGTTATTACTAGGAGCATACTCTGCAATGAACCGTCAAATAGGACGTGGAAAAATAAAAATGTACAACCGTCATGAAATGCTTGACGTTGTAAAAGTAGATGGTAAAGCAAGAGGAATTATAACACGTAATTTAATTACTGGTGACATTGAAAGACATTCAGCTCACGCTGTCGTTTTAGGTACAGGTGGTTATGGTAACGTGTTTTTCTTATCAACTAATGCAATGGGAAGTAATGTAACTGCAGCATGGAAAGCTCACAAACGTGGTGCCTTTTTTGCAAACCCTTGTTATACACAAATTCACCCAACTTGTATTCCAGTCTCTGGAGACCATCAATCTAAATTAACCTTAATGTCAGAGTCGTTACGTAACGATGGACGTATTTGGGTACCAAAAAAGAAAGAAGATGTTGAAGCAATAAGAAACAAAACATTAAAGCCTACACAGATTGCTGAAGAAGATCGCGATTACTATTTAGAGCGTCGTTATCCAGCATTTGGTAACCTAGTACCACGTGATGTAGCTTCTCGTGCAGCTAAAGAACGTTGTGATGCTGGTTATGGTGTAAATGCAACTGGTGAAGCTGTATACTTGGATTTTGCAGCAGCAATAGAGCGATACGGAAAAGAACAAGCACACGTTAAAGGTTTAGATGAAAACGATGCTGCTTTAGTTAAAAAGTTAGGGCAAGAAGTGGTTAAGAATAAGTACGGTAACTTATTCCAAATGTATGAGAAGATTGTTGATGAAAACCCATACGAAACACCTATGATGATTTATCCTGCGGTACATTATACTATGGGAGGAATTTGGGTAGATTATAATTTAATGACAACAGTACCTGGTTTATATGCAATAGGAGAAGCAAACTTCTCTGATCATGGTGCTAACCGTTTAGGTGCATCTGCATTAATGCAAGGTTTAGCAGATGGTTATTTTGTATTGCCATACACGATAGGAGATTATTTATCTGATGATATTAGAACAGGTCCAATACCTACAGATACTAAAGAGTTTGATGATGCTGAAGCTGAAGTTAGAAAAAATATTGACCATTTAATTAATAATAATGGGACACATTCTGTAGATTATTTCCATAAGCGATTAGGAAAAATCATGTGGAATAAATGTGGAATGGCTAGAAATGCTGAAGATCTAAAATCTGCAATTACTGAAATTTCTGAGTTAAGAGCAGAATTCTGGAAAGATGTTAAAGTACCAGGAACTGCAAACGAGTTTAATGAAGAATTAGCCAAAGCAGGACGTGTAGCAGACTTTTTAGAACTAGGAGAATTATTTGCTAAGGACGCGTTACAGCGTGAAGAATCTGCTGGTGGACACTTTAGAGAAGAGTATCAAACACCTGAAGGTGAAGCAATGCGTCGTAAAGAGTTCCAATATGTATCTGCTTGGGAATATAAAGGAGAACCAAAAGATGCAGTGCTTCATAAAGAAGACTTAGTATACGAGAATATTCAAGTAAAAGAAAGAAGTTATAAATAG
- a CDS encoding succinate dehydrogenase cytochrome b subunit, protein MSGIFNSSIGRKFAMALSALFLMIFILQHFAINILSVFSPDAFNEASHFMGTFWAVQYLLQPVLIFGVIFHFVMGFILEIQNNRARAISYAKNNGSANSTWMSRNMIWSGGFILVFLVIHFIDFWIPEINTKYIVGDMSGTLPNGEFRYYEELVHKFEPIWRVALYCIGFVFLALHLLHGFNSAFQSVGANNKYTKGLKGFSKVYAIGIPLGFIFIALFHHFNH, encoded by the coding sequence ATGAGCGGAATTTTTAATTCTTCAATAGGAAGAAAGTTTGCTATGGCACTTTCAGCACTCTTTCTTATGATTTTCATTTTACAACATTTTGCAATCAATATCCTTTCTGTTTTTAGTCCAGATGCTTTTAATGAAGCGTCTCACTTTATGGGAACGTTTTGGGCTGTTCAATACTTGTTGCAACCAGTATTGATTTTTGGTGTTATTTTTCATTTTGTTATGGGATTTATTTTAGAAATCCAAAACAACAGAGCAAGAGCAATTAGCTACGCTAAAAATAATGGATCAGCAAATTCTACTTGGATGAGCCGAAACATGATTTGGAGTGGTGGTTTCATTTTAGTGTTCTTAGTTATTCATTTTATAGATTTTTGGATTCCAGAAATCAACACTAAATATATTGTAGGAGATATGTCAGGGACTTTACCTAATGGTGAGTTTAGATATTATGAAGAGTTAGTACATAAGTTTGAACCAATTTGGCGTGTCGCCTTATATTGTATTGGATTTGTGTTTTTAGCACTACACTTATTACACGGATTTAATTCTGCTTTCCAATCTGTTGGAGCAAATAATAAATACACCAAAGGATTAAAGGGATTTAGCAAAGTATATGCAATTGGTATTCCGTTAGGATTTATTTTCATTGCATTATTTCATCACTTTAATCATTAA
- a CDS encoding DUF5063 domain-containing protein, which produces MSKLSELIDQITEFGINPKVELTNKTDVLKKLLVGIYSEFINVEFEFDETDYDEEPDFDYNEIKENVKSNFPDFDWYRIVLDSNKMEPNIEIGIGDELDDLTDIIKDLLEVKWRLENTSVNDALWTFEFFMRTHSEQHLVDLLKRLKERNE; this is translated from the coding sequence TTGAGTAAATTAAGTGAATTAATAGACCAAATCACGGAATTCGGAATTAATCCAAAAGTGGAATTGACCAACAAAACTGATGTTCTGAAAAAACTGTTAGTTGGAATTTACTCGGAATTTATAAATGTGGAATTTGAATTTGACGAAACGGATTATGATGAAGAACCTGATTTTGATTACAACGAAATAAAAGAAAATGTTAAGTCTAATTTCCCTGACTTCGATTGGTATAGAATAGTTTTGGATTCAAACAAAATGGAACCTAATATTGAAATCGGAATTGGAGACGAATTGGACGATTTGACTGACATTATAAAAGATTTGTTGGAAGTTAAATGGAGATTGGAAAATACCAGCGTGAATGACGCTCTTTGGACTTTTGAGTTTTTTATGCGAACACACTCTGAACAGCATTTAGTAGATTTATTAAAACGACTGAAAGAAAGGAATGAGTAG
- the brnQ gene encoding branched-chain amino acid transport system II carrier protein: MNLKTNTNLFITSFALFSLFFGAGNLLLPPLLGYKAGDDWFWVTLGFIITAVAIPIIGIYAHAKLQGTLYDFGKKVSPAFSLIYCVLIYVIAVAIPSPRTAAATHEIAIHPNFGTSPLLTSSIYFVLVLVFALNRSKILSLIGKYLTPFIVIMLLLVIGIGLFSTQMITNTPQFEVPITSGILEGYQTFDAIGAVVVGAVIIISINLKSNASFEVKKDLIKKSGLIAGFGLFIIYAGLISVGAFYGSEINLNQELSSDMQRANLLTGISTKALGTFGNTVLSVLISLACFTTAVGIVTGTADYFKGLIKNSQLVYTITAIIACVFGVVVGQLDFNSIIVIALPILLFIYPITIVLILLNAIPNAYASSLVFKVVVILTFIFSIPDVVGFLSPSDTLRQIMGYIPFAKDSLGWVLPAFIGFVLVNLFHKKKSFS; the protein is encoded by the coding sequence ATTAATTTGAAAACCAATACAAACCTTTTTATTACCAGTTTTGCCTTATTCTCTCTGTTTTTTGGAGCAGGAAACTTACTACTTCCACCACTTTTAGGTTATAAAGCTGGTGACGATTGGTTTTGGGTTACACTAGGATTTATCATTACAGCTGTTGCTATACCAATAATTGGGATTTATGCACACGCCAAATTACAAGGGACGTTGTATGACTTTGGTAAAAAAGTATCTCCTGCTTTTAGTTTAATTTATTGTGTGCTTATTTATGTTATTGCAGTCGCAATCCCGTCACCACGTACTGCAGCAGCAACGCATGAAATTGCCATACATCCAAACTTTGGGACGTCACCATTGTTAACTAGTAGTATTTATTTTGTTTTGGTATTAGTGTTTGCTTTAAACCGCTCAAAAATATTAAGTCTTATTGGCAAATATTTGACACCTTTTATAGTTATTATGTTGCTTTTAGTAATTGGTATTGGTTTATTTTCTACACAGATGATTACAAACACTCCACAATTTGAAGTACCTATTACTAGTGGAATATTAGAAGGCTACCAAACGTTTGATGCTATTGGAGCAGTAGTGGTTGGAGCTGTTATTATTATTTCTATCAACTTAAAATCTAATGCCTCTTTTGAAGTTAAAAAAGACTTAATTAAAAAGTCAGGATTAATTGCTGGCTTTGGCTTATTTATTATTTATGCTGGATTAATTTCGGTTGGAGCCTTTTATGGATCAGAAATTAACCTAAATCAAGAGTTAAGTAGTGATATGCAACGTGCTAATTTACTAACTGGAATAAGCACAAAAGCTTTAGGAACTTTTGGCAACACTGTTTTAAGCGTATTAATCTCTTTGGCTTGCTTTACTACAGCAGTAGGTATTGTTACTGGAACAGCAGACTATTTTAAAGGCTTAATTAAAAATTCGCAATTAGTTTATACAATTACTGCAATAATCGCTTGTGTATTTGGTGTGGTTGTTGGGCAACTAGATTTTAACTCCATTATCGTTATTGCATTACCAATATTATTATTTATTTATCCTATAACCATTGTACTTATACTACTAAACGCCATTCCAAATGCATACGCATCTAGTTTAGTATTTAAAGTGGTTGTAATATTAACCTTTATTTTTAGTATTCCTGATGTTGTTGGGTTTTTAAGTCCTTCAGATACTTTAAGACAAATAATGGGTTACATTCCATTTGCAAAAGATAGTTTGGGTTGGGTATTACCTGCTTTTATTGGTTTTGTTTTGGTTAATTTGTTTCATAAAAAGAAAAGCTTTTCTTAA
- a CDS encoding aminopeptidase P family protein: MKYHKIDSKLFIKNRKNFAAQMQPKSIAFFNSNDIYPISADSTMPFEQHRDIFYLSGVDQEESILVLFPDCPNPKNREVLFLKETNEHIAVWEGEKLTKDAAFKTSGIKTVYWIQDLDKVLFEMMTQAETVYINTNEHYRANVETETREDRFTKWLKDKYPAHRVAKSNPILQRLRSVKDQIEIDLIQHACDITEKGFRRVLDFVKPGVWEFDIEAEFMHEFLRNRSKKFAYTPIVASGNNANVLHYIENNQQCQAGDLILLDVGAEYANYSSDMSRTIPVSGRFTKRQKEVYNAVNRVKNEATKLLVPGTLWKEYHEEVGKIITKELLDLKLLDKTDVKNENPEWPAYKKYFMHGTSHHMGLDTHDYGILTEPMQPNMVFTVEPGIYIPDEGFGIRLEDDVVIQKTGEPFNLMRNIPIEADEIEELMNK, translated from the coding sequence ATGAAATACCATAAAATAGACTCCAAACTCTTTATCAAAAACCGCAAGAATTTTGCTGCGCAAATGCAACCAAAAAGTATTGCTTTTTTTAACTCTAACGATATTTATCCAATAAGTGCAGATAGTACTATGCCTTTTGAGCAACACAGAGACATCTTTTATTTAAGTGGTGTGGATCAAGAAGAAAGTATTTTAGTCCTATTTCCTGACTGTCCAAACCCTAAAAACAGAGAAGTATTATTTTTAAAAGAAACTAACGAGCATATTGCAGTTTGGGAAGGCGAAAAGCTAACTAAAGATGCTGCTTTTAAAACTAGCGGAATCAAAACCGTGTATTGGATACAAGACTTAGACAAAGTTTTGTTTGAAATGATGACACAAGCAGAAACCGTTTACATCAATACCAACGAACATTACAGAGCCAATGTAGAAACCGAAACTAGAGAAGATCGTTTTACCAAATGGCTTAAAGACAAATATCCTGCGCATCGTGTCGCGAAGAGTAATCCTATTTTACAACGTTTACGCTCTGTAAAAGACCAAATAGAAATTGATTTAATCCAACACGCGTGTGATATTACCGAAAAAGGATTTAGACGTGTTTTAGATTTTGTAAAACCTGGTGTTTGGGAGTTTGATATTGAAGCCGAATTTATGCACGAGTTTTTACGTAACCGTTCCAAAAAATTCGCTTATACACCAATTGTAGCGTCTGGAAATAATGCTAATGTGTTGCATTATATAGAGAATAACCAGCAATGTCAAGCAGGTGATTTAATTTTGCTAGATGTTGGTGCAGAATATGCCAATTACAGTAGTGACATGTCACGTACTATTCCTGTTTCAGGACGGTTTACAAAGCGTCAAAAAGAGGTATATAATGCAGTTAACCGAGTAAAAAATGAAGCCACAAAACTATTAGTCCCTGGAACTTTATGGAAAGAATACCATGAAGAAGTCGGTAAAATCATTACCAAAGAGTTGTTAGACTTAAAACTACTAGATAAGACAGATGTAAAAAACGAAAATCCAGAATGGCCAGCTTATAAAAAATACTTTATGCATGGGACGTCTCACCATATGGGATTAGACACGCATGACTACGGGATTTTAACCGAGCCTATGCAACCTAATATGGTATTTACTGTTGAGCCAGGAATTTATATACCTGACGAAGGGTTTGGAATTAGATTAGAAGACGATGTGGTGATTCAAAAAACAGGAGAACCTTTTAATTTAATGCGAAATATACCTATTGAAGCAGATGAGATTGAGGAGTTAATGAACAAATAA
- a CDS encoding succinate dehydrogenase/fumarate reductase iron-sulfur subunit: MNLTLKIWRQKDANDKGKMVDYNINDVSPDMSFLEMLDVLNNELIEKGEEPVAFDHDCREGICGSCSLYINGEAHGPDRGVTTCQLHMRMFKDGDTIFIEPFRAKAFPVIKDLVVDRTAFDRIQHAGGFISVNTSGNTIDANAIPVNKEDADDAFSAATCIGCGACVATCKNSSAMLFVGAKVSQFALLPQGQVEATERVLNMVNQMDAEGFGNCTNTGACEVECPKGISLENIARMNREYLAASLKG; this comes from the coding sequence ATGAATTTAACGTTAAAAATATGGCGTCAAAAAGACGCTAACGATAAAGGGAAAATGGTTGATTACAACATCAACGATGTGTCACCAGATATGTCTTTTCTTGAAATGTTAGACGTTTTAAATAACGAATTAATAGAAAAAGGAGAAGAGCCAGTAGCATTTGATCATGATTGTCGTGAAGGTATTTGTGGATCTTGTTCTTTATACATAAATGGAGAAGCGCATGGACCAGATAGAGGTGTAACCACTTGTCAATTACATATGCGTATGTTTAAAGATGGTGATACTATTTTTATAGAACCATTTCGTGCTAAAGCATTTCCTGTAATTAAGGATTTAGTAGTAGATAGAACTGCTTTTGACCGTATACAACATGCTGGAGGATTTATATCTGTAAATACTTCTGGAAATACAATTGATGCTAACGCAATTCCAGTTAATAAAGAAGATGCAGATGATGCGTTTTCTGCAGCAACTTGTATTGGTTGTGGTGCTTGTGTTGCAACGTGTAAAAACTCTTCTGCAATGTTATTTGTAGGAGCTAAAGTATCTCAATTTGCATTATTACCTCAAGGTCAAGTAGAAGCGACTGAGCGTGTTTTAAATATGGTTAACCAAATGGATGCAGAAGGTTTTGGTAATTGTACCAACACTGGAGCATGTGAAGTGGAATGTCCTAAAGGCATCTCATTAGAAAATATTGCACGTATGAATCGCGAATATTTAGCAGCGAGTTTAAAAGGGTAA
- a CDS encoding glycosyl hydrolase encodes MRYYILSILCFLTFQLSAQQQSIVKNIPFENIGPTVMSGRVTDLDVNPENPTEFYVGYASGGVWHTTNNGTTFTPILDSSSTQNVGDIGVDWKNRTIWVGTGENNASRSSYAGIGILKSTDNGKTWQNVGLPNSQHIGRILINPNNANEVVVGVTGALYTKSNDRGIYKTKDGGLTWTKTLYVDEVSGIIDVQHSPNDYNVMFASSWTKDRKAWNFDGSGNNSAIYKSTDAGETWTKVSTEKSGFPTGNGVGRIGLAVYDNNIVYAIHDSQFRRPSKGKKEERRGLQKDDFKTMSTTEFLNLEDKKLNGFLKTNGFQEKYRAENVKQMVRSGNVKPIDLAHYLEDANSMLFDTPVIGAEVYKSTDGGQTWSKTHDDYLDDLYYSYGYYFGHVHVSPVNQNNIYIYGVPILKSKDGGQTFTSISAENVHADHHALWINPKNPNHLVNGNDGGVNISYDDGKNWIKNNSPSVGQFYAINVDNQNPYRVYGGLQDNGVWVGAHNAPENKAWHQSGQYPWESIMGGDGMQIEIDNRNPNIVYTGYQFGNYFRLNRETGDQTYIQPKHELGEKPYRFNWQTPIHLSRHNQDILYLGGNKLMRSLDKGDTWKAISNDVTQGGKQGNVAYGTLTTISESPFEFGLIYVGSDDGLIHVTKNQGATWDNISTNLPANLWVSRVVASKHKKERVYATLNGYRNDDFNTYVYMSDNYGQTWKPINGNIPKSPVNVIIEDEVKDNILYLGTDNGAYVSFNNGENWNAFSNNLPAVAVHDIKMQKESNDLLLGTHGRSIYKANVAPLQKFDAGMTLRNQLTIFDLDAIRYYSRWGNSWSKWMQPFEPSTTIKVYSNTSGKKDVTILSENNKELQNFSVQLDQGFNYVNYDLTIHEKGRKALMKDNTTLDINKAKNDKYYLVKGKYKVKIDGVEKSFEVE; translated from the coding sequence ATGCGCTATTATATTCTATCTATTTTATGTTTTTTGACTTTTCAACTATCTGCTCAACAGCAATCGATAGTTAAAAACATTCCTTTTGAAAACATTGGACCAACAGTTATGAGTGGTCGTGTTACCGATTTAGATGTAAATCCAGAAAACCCAACAGAATTTTATGTAGGCTACGCATCTGGTGGTGTTTGGCATACCACCAACAATGGAACAACTTTCACACCTATTTTAGACAGTTCTTCCACGCAAAATGTTGGTGATATAGGAGTCGATTGGAAAAATAGAACTATTTGGGTAGGTACAGGAGAGAATAATGCTTCGCGTTCTTCCTACGCTGGAATTGGGATTTTAAAATCTACAGATAACGGAAAAACGTGGCAAAACGTAGGTTTACCAAACTCGCAACATATTGGACGCATATTAATAAACCCTAATAATGCTAACGAAGTAGTTGTTGGAGTGACAGGTGCTTTATATACTAAAAGTAACGACAGAGGAATTTATAAAACTAAAGATGGAGGACTAACTTGGACTAAAACCTTGTATGTGGATGAGGTTAGCGGAATTATAGATGTGCAGCATTCGCCAAACGATTATAATGTGATGTTTGCTTCGTCATGGACAAAAGATAGAAAAGCATGGAATTTTGATGGAAGTGGAAATAATTCGGCTATTTATAAAAGTACAGATGCTGGTGAGACTTGGACTAAAGTGTCCACAGAAAAAAGTGGTTTCCCTACAGGAAATGGTGTAGGACGTATTGGCTTGGCGGTTTATGATAATAATATTGTTTATGCGATTCATGATAGCCAATTTAGACGACCTTCTAAAGGAAAAAAAGAAGAACGAAGAGGTTTGCAAAAAGACGATTTTAAAACCATGAGTACTACCGAGTTCTTAAACTTAGAGGATAAAAAGTTAAATGGGTTTTTAAAGACAAATGGTTTTCAAGAAAAATACAGAGCAGAAAATGTGAAGCAAATGGTACGTAGCGGAAATGTAAAACCAATAGACTTAGCTCATTATTTAGAAGATGCTAATTCTATGTTGTTTGACACACCAGTTATTGGAGCAGAAGTCTATAAAAGTACAGATGGTGGACAAACATGGAGCAAAACTCACGACGATTATCTGGACGATTTATATTATAGTTATGGTTACTATTTTGGGCATGTACACGTGTCACCTGTTAACCAGAATAATATTTATATCTATGGTGTGCCTATTTTAAAATCTAAAGATGGTGGACAAACGTTTACCTCTATAAGTGCAGAAAATGTGCATGCAGATCACCACGCACTATGGATAAACCCAAAAAACCCTAACCATTTAGTTAATGGTAATGATGGAGGAGTTAATATTTCTTACGATGATGGTAAGAATTGGATTAAAAACAACTCGCCTTCTGTAGGACAATTTTATGCTATTAATGTAGATAACCAAAACCCATATCGTGTGTATGGTGGATTGCAAGATAACGGTGTTTGGGTTGGTGCACACAACGCTCCAGAAAACAAAGCTTGGCACCAATCAGGACAGTATCCTTGGGAAAGTATTATGGGAGGAGATGGAATGCAAATAGAGATTGACAACCGTAATCCTAACATAGTTTACACTGGGTATCAATTCGGAAATTATTTTAGATTAAATCGCGAGACTGGAGATCAAACCTATATTCAACCTAAGCATGAATTAGGCGAAAAACCATACAGATTTAATTGGCAAACACCCATTCATTTATCACGTCATAATCAAGATATTCTGTATTTAGGTGGTAATAAGTTAATGCGATCTTTAGATAAAGGTGATACATGGAAAGCTATAAGTAACGATGTAACACAAGGCGGAAAACAAGGTAATGTGGCTTACGGAACGTTAACTACTATTAGCGAATCTCCTTTTGAGTTTGGACTAATATACGTTGGTAGTGACGATGGATTAATCCATGTGACTAAAAATCAAGGTGCCACTTGGGATAATATTTCAACAAACTTACCAGCAAATTTATGGGTCAGTCGTGTGGTGGCTTCTAAGCATAAAAAAGAACGTGTTTATGCTACTTTAAATGGTTACAGAAATGATGATTTTAACACCTACGTTTATATGAGTGATAATTATGGACAAACTTGGAAACCAATTAATGGAAATATACCAAAGTCACCTGTGAATGTCATTATTGAAGATGAAGTTAAAGACAATATTTTGTATTTAGGAACAGATAATGGAGCATATGTAAGCTTTAATAATGGCGAAAATTGGAATGCGTTTTCCAATAACTTACCTGCTGTAGCAGTACATGATATTAAAATGCAAAAAGAAAGCAATGATTTACTGTTAGGAACTCATGGAAGAAGTATTTACAAAGCCAATGTAGCACCACTTCAAAAGTTTGATGCTGGTATGACTTTACGTAATCAGCTTACTATTTTCGACTTGGATGCTATTCGCTATTATTCACGTTGGGGAAACTCATGGAGTAAATGGATGCAACCGTTTGAACCAAGTACTACAATTAAAGTATATAGCAATACTTCGGGGAAAAAAGACGTGACAATACTATCTGAAAATAATAAAGAACTTCAAAATTTTTCAGTACAACTAGATCAAGGATTTAATTATGTAAATTACGATTTAACCATCCATGAAAAAGGAAGAAAAGCCTTAATGAAGGATAATACAACTCTTGACATTAATAAAGCTAAAAATGATAAATATTACCTTGTTAAAGGAAAGTATAAAGTCAAAATAGATGGTGTAGAAAAGAGTTTTGAAGTAGAATAA
- a CDS encoding vanadium-dependent haloperoxidase, whose translation MIFKVKHILSILIVLVLFSCQEKSTPITITPNHFHETVDQLTKVMIHDVFSPPVASRIYVYPNIAAYEVISYNNKTYNSLTNQLNDFEQFPDIPLNENTNTPLAALIAYMEVSKELVFSREKLLVYTDSLYNHWSKTNSKEFNDAKLFGEQVANHVKNWMHKDKYIETRNMPVHNILTDDPFKWIPTPPAFMAGIEPHWNKIRPLILDSTNQFKPKAPPTPSLDKSSDFYKELMEVYAIGNLIREDGNDSEKLNIARFWDCNPYVSVNKGHFMFAEKKITPGAHWIGICKIACQDAKKDFESTIYAYTKTSIAINDAFISCWDEKYRSNLVRPETLINNHIDNAWLPLLQTPPFPEYTSGHSVVSGAAAEVLTTIFGDHFAFDDTTELPYGLGVRQFSSFRNAAQEAAISRFYGGIHYMSAVELGLEQGKKIGHFVNDNITFNANKNPSVSLGF comes from the coding sequence ATGATTTTTAAGGTTAAACATATCCTTTCTATTTTAATAGTTTTAGTACTTTTTTCTTGTCAAGAAAAAAGTACACCTATTACAATAACACCTAATCATTTTCATGAAACGGTTGACCAACTAACCAAAGTCATGATTCATGATGTGTTTTCGCCACCAGTTGCTAGTAGAATTTATGTGTATCCTAATATTGCTGCTTATGAAGTGATTAGTTATAATAACAAGACCTACAACTCACTAACTAATCAACTAAATGATTTTGAGCAGTTTCCAGACATTCCTTTAAATGAAAATACCAACACACCATTAGCAGCCCTTATTGCTTACATGGAAGTAAGTAAGGAATTAGTGTTTTCTAGAGAAAAACTTCTTGTTTACACAGACAGTTTATACAACCATTGGTCAAAAACTAATTCAAAAGAATTTAATGACGCCAAACTGTTTGGAGAGCAAGTTGCAAATCATGTAAAAAACTGGATGCATAAGGATAAGTATATTGAAACCCGAAATATGCCTGTCCATAATATTTTAACAGACGATCCTTTTAAATGGATACCTACTCCTCCAGCGTTTATGGCTGGTATAGAACCACACTGGAATAAAATAAGACCACTAATCTTAGACTCAACTAACCAGTTTAAGCCTAAAGCACCTCCTACACCTTCTTTAGACAAGAGTAGTGATTTTTACAAAGAACTCATGGAAGTTTACGCCATAGGAAATTTAATTAGAGAAGATGGTAACGATTCAGAAAAGCTAAATATTGCAAGGTTTTGGGACTGTAATCCTTATGTGTCTGTAAACAAAGGACACTTTATGTTTGCAGAGAAAAAGATTACTCCTGGAGCACATTGGATTGGCATTTGTAAAATAGCTTGTCAAGACGCTAAAAAAGATTTTGAAAGTACAATCTATGCTTATACCAAAACATCCATAGCAATTAATGATGCTTTTATTAGTTGTTGGGATGAAAAATATAGAAGTAATTTAGTAAGGCCAGAAACCTTAATCAATAATCATATTGATAATGCTTGGTTACCTTTATTACAAACACCTCCATTTCCAGAATATACTAGTGGACATTCAGTGGTTTCAGGTGCAGCAGCAGAAGTATTAACCACTATTTTTGGAGATCATTTTGCATTTGATGACACTACTGAACTACCATATGGTTTAGGAGTTAGACAATTTTCATCCTTTAGAAATGCTGCTCAAGAAGCAGCAATTAGCAGGTTTTATGGCGGAATCCATTATATGTCTGCTGTAGAATTAGGTCTAGAACAAGGTAAAAAAATAGGACATTTTGTGAATGATAATATTACCTTTAATGCAAATAAAAACCCAAGCGTTAGCTTAGGTTTTTAG